A genomic region of Prosthecobacter algae contains the following coding sequences:
- a CDS encoding TonB-dependent receptor, with amino-acid sequence MVVLCLWCSCSHLHAQGANGGLRGSVQDADFYVPLPGVSVQLEGTGFAATTDENGNFFINNLPPGQYALLATGGGFIRERKTGIVVTPGSVSEASLSMTAEVVELDEFVVSAEELVDTSSAASALTLRTEMKSFTDVLGAKFIAQTGASDAAKLLAKTTGVNVADGKFVVVRGLNDRYNVVSLNSLRVPSSDPDRRAVALDLFPSAVIEDVRTSKTFVPNLNGESTGGTINIITKAVPDEEFVKFKAGTGFNTQSTGNDKFLSYQGGGTGTFGTADSRALPDFIKNAALPNLTNFSASGVGNGLTRLDNPTRVERQRVNDALSPVMGTQEVSAPVDVTLEASLGHRTEFMGAPAGVTVAVDYSKKYLYNDDDLVGRYTFVGAGDSNAGEVQEIRRLSTVRSGQETMRAGLLVAAGIEPEEGSEIIFTYFFNRIAEDRATLQDGQLDSSFLPTQRDYRESLAYTERELKVMQLAGKHLNDINGKEFLLEWAMAYNQSSQLEPDHRFVRGIFNEDAGNYIPVPGNPVVPEFQRLWRELYDQNYSGRFDVTTDLFEGAEGFNGKLKFGSLLDVSNRNYRADSFTYNRGAENQSFPNPFKPLLPGRTWGDEFLSGNLPVGADPDGIPNNGPLSSVGQFTFLYRANDKETYEASQILAANYVGLEFDLGPSLNVSLGGRLESTDIKVQSTPIYQYADEQLRFALLSDKDRFGQDDTVRQLVNAAFNGSVAARNDPRITGRSQAAIEEQHFLPAFALNWDMTETMRVRSSIARTVARPSFKELAPVVFLNVESGDLFVGNVDLEMSQITNYDVRWEWFPTAGSLIGVSFFAKAINKPIELSQESGAVDIIRYVNSKEGSVYGLELEIQRDLGFIGDALRHFSLGANYSYIKSQATRPDFIGNTVDPATGEPETVPSLFGQSRRLQGQPDYIVNFNLTYDNPEYPLSYGAFLNITGPQLFAVGGRPEDPDVFQEPFTTLDLGVTYKMTKNSRVSLRAQNVLNAQVTRYFNNQGRPIHSTRQTGIGFSLSMTVDW; translated from the coding sequence ATGGTTGTTCTTTGCCTGTGGTGCAGTTGCAGTCATCTGCATGCACAAGGTGCCAATGGTGGTCTGCGTGGCAGTGTGCAGGATGCTGATTTCTATGTGCCTTTGCCCGGGGTCTCTGTGCAACTGGAAGGCACAGGTTTTGCAGCGACGACGGATGAAAATGGCAATTTCTTCATCAACAATTTGCCTCCCGGTCAGTATGCCTTGCTGGCTACCGGCGGTGGTTTTATTCGCGAACGTAAAACGGGCATCGTGGTGACGCCTGGCAGCGTCAGCGAGGCCTCCCTAAGCATGACGGCTGAGGTCGTGGAATTGGATGAATTTGTGGTGTCCGCAGAGGAACTGGTGGATACAAGCTCGGCGGCTTCTGCACTGACGCTGCGCACCGAGATGAAGAGCTTTACCGATGTCCTCGGCGCTAAGTTCATCGCCCAAACTGGGGCGAGCGATGCCGCGAAGCTGCTTGCGAAAACAACGGGTGTGAACGTGGCAGACGGGAAGTTTGTAGTCGTTCGTGGTCTAAATGACCGCTACAACGTGGTGAGCCTGAATTCTCTGCGTGTGCCCAGTTCAGACCCAGACCGACGTGCAGTGGCCTTGGATCTTTTCCCAAGCGCAGTGATCGAAGATGTGCGTACCAGTAAAACCTTCGTCCCGAATCTGAATGGCGAATCGACAGGAGGCACGATCAACATCATCACCAAAGCAGTGCCGGATGAAGAATTCGTGAAATTTAAAGCAGGTACGGGTTTCAACACCCAATCCACGGGCAATGACAAGTTTCTGAGCTACCAAGGCGGCGGTACGGGAACCTTTGGCACCGCAGATTCAAGGGCATTACCAGATTTCATCAAGAATGCCGCCTTGCCGAACTTGACGAATTTTTCAGCCAGTGGTGTGGGCAATGGACTCACCCGTTTGGACAACCCGACTCGAGTCGAGCGCCAGCGGGTGAATGATGCTCTGAGTCCCGTCATGGGCACTCAAGAAGTGAGTGCCCCGGTGGATGTGACCTTGGAGGCGAGTCTGGGCCATCGCACCGAATTCATGGGTGCGCCAGCCGGGGTGACGGTGGCAGTGGATTATTCCAAAAAGTACCTTTATAATGATGACGATCTGGTGGGCCGATACACCTTTGTGGGAGCTGGTGATTCCAATGCAGGGGAGGTGCAGGAGATCCGTCGCCTTTCTACCGTGCGTTCTGGTCAGGAGACCATGCGCGCAGGTCTTTTGGTGGCAGCAGGGATCGAACCAGAAGAAGGCAGCGAGATCATCTTCACCTACTTTTTTAACCGTATCGCAGAGGACCGTGCGACGCTTCAGGACGGCCAGTTGGACTCTAGCTTTCTGCCAACCCAACGGGACTACCGTGAATCCCTGGCCTACACAGAGCGTGAACTCAAGGTGATGCAGCTCGCAGGCAAGCATCTCAATGATATCAATGGCAAGGAATTCCTTCTGGAATGGGCGATGGCCTACAATCAGTCTTCGCAGTTGGAGCCTGATCACCGTTTTGTGCGCGGGATTTTTAATGAGGATGCGGGGAACTACATCCCTGTGCCAGGGAACCCGGTGGTGCCGGAATTCCAGCGCCTGTGGCGTGAGCTGTATGACCAGAATTATTCTGGACGTTTTGACGTGACCACAGACCTTTTTGAGGGCGCTGAAGGTTTTAACGGCAAGCTTAAATTTGGCTCCTTGCTGGATGTGAGCAACCGTAACTACCGGGCCGATTCATTCACTTACAACCGAGGGGCCGAAAACCAGTCTTTCCCGAATCCCTTCAAGCCTTTGCTTCCAGGAAGAACATGGGGGGACGAGTTCCTTTCTGGGAACCTGCCTGTAGGTGCAGACCCCGACGGCATCCCGAATAACGGACCTTTGAGCAGCGTGGGGCAGTTTACCTTTCTTTATCGGGCCAATGATAAAGAGACCTACGAAGCGTCGCAGATCTTGGCAGCGAATTACGTGGGGCTGGAGTTTGATCTCGGGCCCAGTTTGAATGTGAGTCTTGGCGGTCGTCTGGAGAGCACAGACATCAAGGTTCAATCCACCCCTATCTACCAGTATGCGGATGAGCAGCTCCGCTTTGCATTGTTGAGCGATAAGGATCGTTTTGGCCAGGATGATACGGTGCGTCAGCTCGTCAATGCTGCCTTCAATGGCAGTGTTGCGGCCCGTAATGATCCCCGCATCACCGGGCGTAGTCAGGCTGCGATCGAAGAGCAGCATTTTTTGCCTGCCTTTGCCCTGAACTGGGATATGACGGAAACCATGCGAGTCCGGTCTTCCATCGCGCGTACGGTAGCCCGGCCATCCTTTAAGGAGCTAGCTCCCGTTGTTTTCCTGAATGTGGAGTCAGGAGATCTTTTCGTGGGAAACGTGGATTTGGAAATGTCCCAGATCACCAACTACGATGTGCGCTGGGAATGGTTTCCTACCGCAGGCAGTCTTATTGGCGTCAGCTTCTTTGCCAAGGCCATCAACAAGCCCATCGAGTTATCCCAGGAAAGTGGTGCTGTGGACATCATCCGTTATGTGAATTCCAAGGAAGGCTCCGTCTATGGTCTGGAGCTCGAGATTCAGCGTGATCTCGGCTTTATCGGGGACGCTTTGAGGCATTTTTCTCTCGGTGCGAACTATTCCTACATCAAGTCTCAGGCCACTCGCCCCGACTTCATCGGCAATACGGTGGATCCGGCCACTGGTGAACCAGAAACGGTGCCCAGCCTTTTCGGTCAAAGCCGTCGCCTCCAGGGCCAGCCCGATTACATCGTGAACTTCAATCTAACATATGACAATCCGGAATACCCGTTGTCCTATGGCGCGTTTTTGAACATTACAGGTCCGCAGCTTTTCGCGGTGGGTGGTCGCCCCGAGGACCCGGATGTCTTTCAGGAGCCCTTCACCACTCTGGATTTGGGAGTCACCTATAAAATGACTAAAAATAGCCGTGTTAGCCTGCGTGCTCAAAATGTTCTGAACGCCCAGGTGACTCGCTACTTTAACAACCAAGGGCGCCCAATTCATTCTACCCGTCAGACTGGCATCGGTTTCTCCCTCAGCATGACGGTGGACTGGTAG
- a CDS encoding DUF1501 domain-containing protein encodes MKMHPNCQGNHIDLRVGASRRDFMYVGMMGGLGLTLPQMLRLQAANSIPEVETFKPIADSIIHIYLPGGMAQHESWDPKPFASPDYRGPYTPIKTSIPGEYVGEKFQNIAKIMNKLTVVRSMTHGEAAHERGTHNMFTGYRPSPAIKFPSFGSIISHEMGSRNNLPPYVAVPNVIAPEQGTGYMSSAFGPFALGSDPADKNFTVRDLLTPKDIDDKRFDRRRSLLSTVDEHFRSVEKADSINAMDSFYQAAYGLISSSQAREAFDLNKETDKLRDEYGRNSAGQRFLLARRLVEAGVRMVSVNFGGWDHHSNIKSAFDGQAPQFDQAFARLITDLADRGMLKKTLVMVSSEFGRTPKINGTNGRDHWPRVFSVAMAGGGVKEGYIHGASDSLGGEPDRDPVGPEDLAKTMYRLLGINSEKRIMSDGARPIDIVNGGRIMNEWIA; translated from the coding sequence ATGAAAATGCATCCCAACTGCCAAGGCAATCACATAGATCTCCGTGTCGGAGCCAGTCGCCGTGACTTTATGTACGTCGGCATGATGGGCGGACTCGGCCTGACACTGCCTCAAATGCTGCGTCTTCAGGCAGCCAATAGCATTCCAGAGGTGGAGACCTTCAAGCCGATCGCAGATTCGATCATCCATATCTACCTGCCTGGGGGCATGGCACAGCACGAATCCTGGGACCCGAAGCCTTTTGCTTCGCCTGATTACCGTGGACCATATACCCCGATTAAGACCTCCATTCCTGGGGAATACGTGGGTGAAAAATTCCAGAACATCGCCAAAATCATGAACAAGCTGACGGTTGTCCGCAGCATGACTCATGGTGAAGCCGCTCATGAGCGCGGCACCCACAACATGTTCACGGGCTACCGCCCCAGCCCGGCCATCAAGTTCCCAAGTTTCGGTTCCATCATCTCCCATGAGATGGGTTCCCGGAACAATCTGCCGCCCTACGTGGCTGTGCCAAACGTCATTGCTCCTGAGCAGGGCACTGGCTACATGAGTAGCGCCTTTGGTCCCTTCGCCCTGGGCAGCGATCCGGCGGACAAGAACTTCACTGTCCGCGACCTCCTGACTCCGAAGGATATTGACGACAAGCGTTTCGACCGTCGCCGTTCCCTTCTTAGCACTGTGGATGAGCACTTCCGCAGCGTCGAGAAGGCAGATTCCATCAACGCCATGGACAGCTTCTATCAGGCAGCTTACGGCCTGATCAGCAGCAGCCAGGCGCGAGAAGCCTTCGACCTGAACAAGGAAACCGACAAACTCCGCGACGAATATGGTCGCAACAGTGCTGGCCAGCGCTTCCTTCTGGCTCGTCGCCTCGTTGAGGCAGGAGTCCGCATGGTGTCGGTCAATTTTGGGGGCTGGGATCACCACAGCAATATCAAGAGCGCTTTCGATGGTCAGGCCCCTCAGTTTGATCAGGCTTTTGCCCGTCTTATCACCGACTTGGCAGACCGCGGCATGCTGAAGAAGACTCTCGTCATGGTCAGTTCTGAATTCGGCCGCACGCCGAAGATCAACGGCACCAACGGCCGTGACCACTGGCCTCGCGTGTTCTCAGTCGCCATGGCTGGTGGTGGGGTCAAAGAAGGCTACATTCATGGTGCTTCGGACTCCCTCGGCGGTGAGCCTGACCGTGACCCTGTGGGTCCGGAAGATCTGGCCAAGACCATGTATCGCCTCCTTGGCATCAACAGCGAGAAGCGCATCATGTCCGATGGTGCTCGCCCGATTGATATCGTCAACGGCGGTCGCATCATGAACGAGTGGATCGCCTGA